A part of Gallus gallus isolate bGalGal1 chromosome 26, bGalGal1.mat.broiler.GRCg7b, whole genome shotgun sequence genomic DNA contains:
- the LRRN2 gene encoding leucine-rich repeat neuronal protein 2 produces MRGFQGSSLLLCIVAAAAIPIVPWKVKCPLQCVCQIRPWYTPRSVYREAATVDCNDLFITAVPEDLPAGTQTLLLQSNNIARLEQSELDYLRNLTELDLSQNSFSNVWDFGLKSMPQLLSLHLEENRLTELPDSSFPGLGSLQELYLNHNQLRRIAPRAFAGLGSLLRLHLNSNLLQMVDSRWFQMLPSLEILMIGGNRVDAILDMNFRPLSNLRSLVLAGMNLQEISDYALEGLRSLESLSFYDNKLVTVPKRALQRVPSLKFLDLNKNPLQRVRQSDFTNMLHLKELGLNNMEELVSIDKFALINLPELTKLDVTNNPKLSFIHPNAFHHLPQMETLMLNNNALSALHKQTVESLPNLQEISIHSNPIRCDCVIRWVNSTEMRIRFIEPQSTLCAEPPDLKRRHIRDVPFREMTDRCLPLISTQSFPSRLEVMDGDNISLHCRAMAEPDPEIYWVTPSGVKLIPYAHDGHYKVHPEGTLEIMGISAHEAGLYTCVAHNLLGADTKSITVLVNSSFPHSEASLELAVLDVQPYHILLAWKPHLNAVSSNLTWSSFLLSSSLDTTNVARIPLGTHAYNITRLHQDTEYWACLHVAFVDLQAKVACINARTKEAIRHHRFLGDRQCLLTLLALSILLLATGLVARCGFGDEPRRAGDALWDAGAVRVVYPHLAQHWAQGPRSGQLLAVEVQAAPLDS; encoded by the coding sequence ATGAGAGGTTTCCAGGGCAGCtcgctgctgctctgcatagtggctgctgctgccatccctaTCGTACCCTGGAAGGTGAAATGCCCTCTGCAGTGCGTGTGCCAGATCAGACCCTGGTACACCCCGCGCTCTGTGTACCGGGAGGCCGCCACTGTGGACTGCAATGATTTGTTCATCACCGCCGTGCCCGAGGATCTGCCAGCGGGGACGCAGACATTGCTTCTGCAAAGCAACAACATCGCCAGGCTGGAGCAGAGCGAGCTGGACTATCTCAGAAACCTCACGGAGCTGGACCTGTCGCAGAACAGCTTCTCCAACGTTTGGGATTTCGGCCTGAAGAGCATGCCgcagctgctcagcctgcaccTGGAGGAGAACCGGCTGACCGAGCTGCCCGACAGCAGCttcccagggctgggcagcctgcaggagctctACCTGAACCACAACCAACTGCGTAGGATCGCGCCCCGCGCCTTCGCCGGCCTCGGCAGCCTCCTGCGCCTGCACCTCAACTCCAACCTCCTGCAGATGGTCGACAGCCGCTGGTTCCAGATGCTGCCCAGCCTGGAGATCCTCATGATCGGAGGCAACAGGGTGGATGCTATCTTGGATATGAATTTCAGGCCCCTATCAAACCTGCGCAGCTTGGTGCTGGCTGGGATGAACCTGCAGGAGATCTCGGACTACGCGTTGGAGGGGCTGCGCAGCCTGGAGAGCCTCTCTTTCTATGACAACAAGCTGGTGACCGTCCCCAAACGGGCACTGCAACGAGTGCCCAGCCTCAAGTTCCTGGATCTGAACAAAAACCCATTGCAGAGGGTCAGGCAGAGTGACTTCACCAACATGCTGCACCTCAAGGAGCTGGGGCTCAACAACATGGAGGAGCTGGTGTCCATCGACAAGTTCGCCTTGATCAACCTCCCCGAGCTGACCAAGCTGGACGTCACCAACAACCCCAAGCTGTCCTTCATCCACCCCAACGCCTTCCACCACCTTCCCCAAATGGAAACCCTCATGCTCAACAACAATGCCCTAAGTGCCTTGCATAAGCAGACGGTCGAGTCCCTGCCCAACCTGCAGGAGATCAGCATCCACAGCAACCCCATCCGCTGCGACTGCGTCATCCGTTGGGTCAACAGCACCGAGATGCGCATCCGCTTCATTGAGCCGCAGTCCACGCTGTGTGCTGAGCCCCCCGACCTCAAGAGGAGGCACATTCGGGACGTCCCCTTCCGAGAGATGACGGATCGGTGTCTGCCTCTCATCTCCACCCAGAGCTTTCCCTCCCGCCTTGAAGTGATGGATGGTGACAACATCTCCTTGCATTGCCGGGCGATGGCAGAGCCGGACCCGGAGATCTACTGGGTCACCCCCTCGGGGGTGAAGCTGATCCCCTATGCACATGATGGACACTACAAGGTGCACCCCGAAGGGACTCTGGAGATCATGGGGATCTCGGCGCACGAGGCTGGGCTCTACACCTGCGTGGCCCACAACTTGCTGGGGGCAGACACTAAGAGCATCACTGTGCTGGTCAACAGCTCCTTCCCACATAGCGAGGCCAGCCTGGAGCTGGCGGTGCTGGATGTCCAGCCCTACCACATCCTGCTCGCTTGGAAGCCACACCTCAACGCTGTCTCCTCCAACCTCACCTGGTCCAGCTTCCTGCTCAGCTCCAGCTTGGACACAACCAACGTTGCTCGCATCCCATTGGGCACCCACGCGTACAACATCACCCGGCTCCACCAGGACACGGAGTACTGGGCTTGCCTCCACGTGGCCTTTGTAGACTTGCAGGCCAAGGTGGCATGCATCAACGCCAGGACTAAAGAGGCCATCCGCCACCACCGCTTCCTCGGGGACAGGCAGTGCCTCCTGACACTGCTGGCCCtcagcatcctgctgctggCCACCGGCCTGGTGGCTCGCTGTGGTTTCGGGGACGAGCCcaggagggctggggatgcACTATGGGATGCAGGGGCCGTGCGTGTGGTCTACCCCCATCTCGCCCAGCATTGGGCTCAGGGGCCGCGCAGCGGGCAGCTCCTGGCCGTGGAGGTGCAGGCGGCACCCCTGGACTCCTGA